A single window of Cyanobium sp. AMD-g DNA harbors:
- a CDS encoding thioredoxin family protein, with protein MVLTTSSMLPLGTPLPVAAMQAGLRPVTGGPFDSAALLGRPVLVLFLCPHCPFVKHVEGELTRLQNDLGGQANLIGVCSNSTVSHPQDGPAGMAAQAQACHWTFPYLQDPEQNVARVFQAACTPDPFLFDAEHRLAYRGQLDGSRPGDGTACHGRDLRAALAALLEGRPVPEPQRPAIGCNIKWHDS; from the coding sequence ATGGTCCTCACCACCTCCTCCATGCTGCCCCTGGGCACACCGTTGCCTGTCGCCGCCATGCAGGCCGGGCTGCGGCCGGTCACGGGCGGCCCCTTCGACAGCGCCGCCCTGCTTGGGAGGCCCGTGCTGGTGCTGTTCCTCTGCCCCCACTGCCCGTTCGTGAAGCATGTGGAGGGGGAACTCACCCGGCTGCAGAACGATCTGGGTGGGCAGGCGAACCTGATCGGCGTCTGCAGTAACAGCACCGTCAGCCATCCCCAGGACGGCCCGGCGGGGATGGCGGCCCAGGCCCAGGCCTGTCACTGGACCTTTCCCTACCTGCAGGACCCCGAACAGAACGTGGCCAGGGTCTTCCAGGCGGCCTGCACCCCCGACCCCTTCCTCTTCGATGCCGAGCACCGGCTTGCCTACCGAGGGCAACTGGATGGCAGCCGTCCCGGTGACGGAACCGCCTGCCATGGCAGGGATCTACGGGCCGCCCTGGCGGCCCTGCTGGAGGGGCGACCGGTGCCGGAACCGCAGCGGCCGGCCATCGGCTGCAACATCAAATGGCATGACAGCTGA